The following DNA comes from Paracoccus methylovorus.
ACGGGGGCGCGCTGGATGGCCTGGGTGAAGGGTTTCGCCGCCTTCAAGCGCAGTGTTCCGGTCGCCTATGCCTGGGAGCCGGTGATCGTCAAAGCCGCCCGAAAACCTGTCGTCAGCAAGCGGCTGGTGCTGCGCGACTGGATTCAGGAGAGCATCACCCTGCGCCGCGGGCTGACCGGCGCCAAGCCGGAAGCCGTCTGCCACTGGACCTTCGAGATGGTCGCCGCGCGGCCCGAGGATACGCTCGACGATCTGTTTCCCGGCACCGGCGCGGTTACTGGAGCATGGCATTCCTGGCAGCGGAAGTTCACCCTGCCGAACGATCCGCTGCCCGCCTTCCTAAGCCCGACAGCGCCCGCCGTGGGCGATCCCGTCCAGGAGGTCCGTCGTGAGCATCCATCGGAAAAATCGCAGCATAGGATACTGCGGAGTAGTGCCGGGCGGCGCGGCCCTTTGGGCCACGCCGCCCTTGGAAAACATGCAAGATAAAAGCCCGCGATGTGCGGGCCGGTCGGTCGGGGGTGTTTTCCGGGTTTTCGAGGTCGTTTCGCACCTCGCGGCGCCAAACCGCACCTCGCGGCCATCCGGATTTCTCAGGTTGCTCCTCATATCCCGCACCTCGCAGGAGATCCGGCCATGAGCAGCGAGGACGATTTCCGCATCCGCCCGGGGCGGATCCGCTCCAGCCGCAGCCAGCGCGTCCGGCCTTTCGTGGCCCAGGCGCTGGCCGCCGCCCAGAAGGCGGGCGGGCGCGTCTCGCGCAGCGGCAGGATCGTGTCGCCGGGCGCCTCGCGCTTCGGCCGGGGCCGCAGCGCCGCCGTCCGCGCCAACCGGCTGATCAACCGCCGCACCCGACTCTGCACCGTCAAGGTTCGGGTGGTCCGCAGAACCGGGCAGGCCGCGGCGCTGCCCCGGCATCTGGGTTATCTCGGCCGTGACGGCGTCACCCGGGGCGGAGAAAAAGCCCGGATGTTCGGCCCGGACACCGACGATGCCGACATCAAGGATTTCGTAGAGCGCAGCGAGGACGACCGCCATCATTTCCGCTTCATCGTCTCGCCCGAGGATGCCGCCGACATGGCTGACCTGAAGCGGTTCACCCGGGAGTTGATGGCGCAGGCGGAAAAGGATCTCGGCACGGAACTGGACTGGATCGCCGTCGATCACTGGAACACCGGCCATCCCCATGTCCATGTCATCCTGCGGGGGCGGGCCGATGACGGCAAGGACCTGGTCATCTCGCGCGACTACATTCGGGAAGGGTTGCGCGACCGGGCGCAGGACCTGATCACCCAAGAGCTGGGGCCGCGCCATGACCACGAGATCCGCCGCGGCCTGATGCGGCAGGTCGAGGCGGAACGCTGGCCCGCGCTCGACCGCCAGCTTCTTCGCGACGCCGGCAAGTCCGGCATCATTGACATGGCCCCGGCCATCGACGCTCCGCGCGACGATTACCTGCCGCAGAAGGTCGGGCGGCTGCGGCATCTGGAGCGCCTCGGCCTGGCCGATCAAGTCGGGCAGGCGCAATGGGTGATCCGGCCCGAGGCAGAGACGGTGCTGCGCGACCTCGGCGAGCGCGGCGACATCATCAAGCGCATCCATCGCGCGCTGTTGGGGCAGGGGATAGATCGCGGGTTGCCGACTACATCTTCGCCAGCGAGAAGGCCGATGGCCCGATCCTCGGCCGGCTGGTGGAACGCGGCCATGACGACGAGTTGAAGGGGAGCGCCTATGCAGTGATCGACGGCGTCGACGGTCGCACCCATCATATCCGGCTGCCGCATTTCGACGCTGCCGGCGACAGCGCGCCCGGCTCCATCGTCGAGTTGCGGTCCTACGAGGATACGAAGGGCGCGCGCCGGGTCGCGCTGGCGGTGCGCTCCGATCTGGATATCCGCGCCCAAGTCACCGCGAGCGGTGCCACCTAGCTCGACCGCCAGGCGGTGGCCCGCGATCCCGTGGCGCTGTCGGATGCCGGTTTCGGCGCCGAGGTGCGCCAGGCGATGAACCGGCGCGCGGAACAACTGATCGGGGAAGGTCTGGCCGAGTGGCAGGGCAGCCGCGTGGTCTTCGCGCGCCAGCTGCTCGACCGGCTGCGCGA
Coding sequences within:
- a CDS encoding DUF3363 domain-containing protein; this encodes MERGHDDELKGSAYAVIDGVDGRTHHIRLPHFDAAGDSAPGSIVELRSYEDTKGARRVALAVRSDLDIRAQVTASGAT
- a CDS encoding DUF3363 domain-containing protein, giving the protein MSSEDDFRIRPGRIRSSRSQRVRPFVAQALAAAQKAGGRVSRSGRIVSPGASRFGRGRSAAVRANRLINRRTRLCTVKVRVVRRTGQAAALPRHLGYLGRDGVTRGGEKARMFGPDTDDADIKDFVERSEDDRHHFRFIVSPEDAADMADLKRFTRELMAQAEKDLGTELDWIAVDHWNTGHPHVHVILRGRADDGKDLVISRDYIREGLRDRAQDLITQELGPRHDHEIRRGLMRQVEAERWPALDRQLLRDAGKSGIIDMAPAIDAPRDDYLPQKVGRLRHLERLGLADQVGQAQWVIRPEAETVLRDLGERGDIIKRIHRALLGQGIDRGLPTTSSPARRPMARSSAGWWNAAMTTS